CAGGTTCTCCAGGTTCAGCTTCTTCTGGGAATAGGTCAGGTTCTTGAGCGGGCAGTATTTTTCGATCCAGGCCACGAGGTACGGCCCCTCCTCGGCGTAATGCATGATATAGTTGATTACCGTGAGAAAACCGAGCTGGACGAACGTCACTTTCTCCAGGAATTCCATTATTTCATCTCCCCTCTTCTATGGTGGAGGCTATGATCAATGCCTCCAGTCAGCGGTATGCAGAATGGTATTGACCGCCGCGTAACCGTTAAGGATGCAGCCGTAAAATCCGCCTGAAAAGGCGCCGATCCAGGCATTTGAATGGTAGAGCCCCTTCACCTCGCTCTGCATGGGAATCCCTCCGTTTATCATCCCCACCCGCTCCGGGGTATAGGCGAAGCCGTTGAATGAGCCGTCGGGGTTGCTGGTGTACCGCTCCATGGTGAGGGGCGTGCCGGTCTCCATTACTTCAATATGTTCCCTGAATCCCGGGACGCGCTTTTCCATTGCGGCAAGTATTTCCTCGGTGGCCTGCGCCTTTCTGCTGAGATACTCCTCGCGGGAAAGGCCTCTCCAGGCGGTCATGAACTCGCACCGGATCAGCACCACGGAGGTTTTCCCGGGAGGGGCGAGGTCTCTGTCAAGTGCGCCATGGTCGGTATAGCCGTCAAATCCTGAGGCCTTGCCCTCCATCCTCTCCTTGAAGATCTCGCCGTAATCAATATCTTCATTATCGATGAAGCCTGCTGAGTGGGCCTCATCTTTTGTGAGCCGGGAAAGGGGGCAGTCAAGACCTACATAGACGCAGGTTGCCGAGACTGACTTCTCCATTTTTTCCATCTTATCGAGGAGCGCAGTCGGGACCTCTGCTCCCTTCAGCATCTTATTATGGACATCAAAGGGATTTGCGTTGGAGATGACCACGGGGGCCCTGAAATGGTGGCACTCGCCGGTCCCCTCGTGCTTCACCGTCCTGGAGATGACCCCTGTGACCTTGCCATGCTCCGTCGTGATCTCCTCTGCGCGCTGCCGCAGCAGGACCGTGCCCCCCAGCTCTTTGAGCCTCTCCGCGAAGGCGTTGGAAAGCGACTGCGACGTGCCCTTCAGGTAGTATATCCCGTCCTTCAGGTAGCCTCCCCATCCGAGGAGGTACAGGATGGCCGAGATCCTCGAGAGGGGCAGGCCATAATATCCCCACTGTATCGCAATGAGCTGCTTCAGGAAAGGGCTCCTGATGAATTCGTCCAGGAACTCCTTCAGCGTTTTTCCGGTGTACCGGTATATTGTCGGGGCGGCTATCCGGCAGAGGAGGGTGAAGAGAGGCCCTGGAAGCATGGTGAGCGGGGCGACCCTGCCGAGCTCGGCCATCAGGGTCTCGATCATCTTGTCCACCCTGCCGATGGCTTCCGATTCCCCGGGGAACATTTTCTTGAGCTGCTCCAGGTAATCGGCACCCATCGAGAGGCTCCCCCGCGGTGTCCTGACCGCGTAAGTCTCTTTCAGCGGTATGGGAGTGATTTTATCCATCACGCCCAGCTCGGAGAGGACCCTGTGGATCATCCCCCCTTCACCGAGGCCCGGCATGCAGTGAAGGCTCGTCTCGAAGGTAAAGCCCTTTCTCTTGAAGCTGGTAGCGTAGCCGCCGGGGATATAATGCTGCTCCAGCACAAGCACCTTCTTGCCGCGGGCGGCGAGGCCCACGGCGGCCGTCATCCCCCCCAGGCCTGAGCCTATGACAATGGCATCCCATTTCGCCTGGAGGAACTCCGGCGTCACTTCACTTCTGCGGGGCTGATCCATCTGCTGCACACCTCCTGAATATCCTTTTTACCTGAATGCCACAGCACCGCCTCACGGCTCCGCAGGGCTCACTTTATCAATTATAGCAGACCGTTCGATCATGAGCAAGAATAAGGGATGAAGAGATGCAGGACCCCACCTGAAATTTTTCCCCCGCAAAAAACATTCCGCCCGGCGGCAGATCCGGCATGAAGTACATGGAAACCGGCCCAATCTTTAGCTGGCCGGTCTTTTATGGCCTTCAGGGTCATTTTTGACCTTTTCACCCTTTAAGGGCCTCTGGCGGGGCATCC
This is a stretch of genomic DNA from Candidatus Eremiobacterota bacterium. It encodes these proteins:
- a CDS encoding NAD(P)/FAD-dependent oxidoreductase; the encoded protein is MDQPRRSEVTPEFLQAKWDAIVIGSGLGGMTAAVGLAARGKKVLVLEQHYIPGGYATSFKRKGFTFETSLHCMPGLGEGGMIHRVLSELGVMDKITPIPLKETYAVRTPRGSLSMGADYLEQLKKMFPGESEAIGRVDKMIETLMAELGRVAPLTMLPGPLFTLLCRIAAPTIYRYTGKTLKEFLDEFIRSPFLKQLIAIQWGYYGLPLSRISAILYLLGWGGYLKDGIYYLKGTSQSLSNAFAERLKELGGTVLLRQRAEEITTEHGKVTGVISRTVKHEGTGECHHFRAPVVISNANPFDVHNKMLKGAEVPTALLDKMEKMEKSVSATCVYVGLDCPLSRLTKDEAHSAGFIDNEDIDYGEIFKERMEGKASGFDGYTDHGALDRDLAPPGKTSVVLIRCEFMTAWRGLSREEYLSRKAQATEEILAAMEKRVPGFREHIEVMETGTPLTMERYTSNPDGSFNGFAYTPERVGMINGGIPMQSEVKGLYHSNAWIGAFSGGFYGCILNGYAAVNTILHTADWRH